One segment of Arcanobacterium haemolyticum DSM 20595 DNA contains the following:
- a CDS encoding Rv3654c family TadE-like protein, with amino-acid sequence MGINWQSLTNRQPPVRVERGSGTVLALAGMAVLLAVGGLLLILGWGLNEKQELQDSADLAALSGAHAYRAVGTERAACDAARHAAKDREMTCFVDRSRVSVVIRSPVDAFGFHLQARARAGPRNPIDPALLP; translated from the coding sequence ATGGGTATTAATTGGCAGTCACTTACTAATCGGCAACCGCCTGTTCGGGTTGAACGTGGATCCGGAACTGTGCTTGCCCTGGCAGGCATGGCTGTGCTCCTAGCAGTGGGTGGGCTCCTGCTCATCCTAGGCTGGGGGCTGAACGAAAAACAGGAACTCCAAGATTCTGCGGACCTGGCTGCTCTCTCCGGTGCTCACGCCTATCGGGCAGTGGGAACTGAGCGGGCAGCGTGTGACGCTGCCCGCCACGCGGCCAAGGACCGGGAGATGACGTGCTTCGTTGATCGATCCCGGGTGAGCGTGGTTATTCGGAGTCCAGTTGATGCGTTCGGTTTTCACCTTCAGGCACGGGCTCGTGCAGGCCCACGGAATCCCATTGATCCAGCGCTGCTGCCATAA
- a CDS encoding DUF4244 domain-containing protein: protein MKTLIARMKKNGKAAEKGMVSAEYAVGTVATTSIAGVLIWLAQQDWFKEIFAALFKMLFRAFIG from the coding sequence ATGAAAACTCTCATCGCACGCATGAAGAAGAACGGTAAGGCTGCTGAAAAGGGCATGGTCTCTGCGGAATACGCTGTGGGTACTGTGGCAACTACCAGTATTGCAGGAGTCCTTATTTGGCTGGCTCAGCAGGATTGGTTCAAAGAAATCTTCGCTGCTTTGTTCAAAATGCTTTTTCGAGCATTTATCGGTTAG
- a CDS encoding type IV toxin-antitoxin system AbiEi family antitoxin: MQPPLESAKFPCLLGERVDNVTQTMVVLADMLASRDPRQIEVAQEVFDGGLQH; encoded by the coding sequence TTGCAACCACCCCTAGAATCCGCCAAGTTCCCATGCCTCCTGGGGGAAAGGGTAGACAACGTTACTCAAACTATGGTGGTGCTCGCTGATATGTTGGCAAGCAGGGATCCACGGCAAATTGAGGTAGCGCAGGAGGTTTTTGATGGAGGATTACAGCATTGA
- a CDS encoding type II secretion system F family protein, with amino-acid sequence MKGKSRPRRRPSPRKVSLDIGMLMAEVATRLRSGASVESAWERSLAPLGGIGGRIGADGIPQTLRTIWELGWWERKKRRISKGAHAAIPSAFVVCRMSAGTGAPVADVLDTCASGITDAGEAASARDIALAGPQTSAFMLAALPGVGIGFGTMLGANPLGFFFSSIIGAGVLILGLSAEFAGIWWVWRLVAKARKESEEM; translated from the coding sequence ATGAAAGGAAAGTCGCGGCCCCGTCGTCGCCCCTCACCCCGCAAAGTGAGCCTAGATATCGGGATGCTGATGGCGGAAGTGGCCACTCGGCTACGCTCAGGGGCAAGCGTGGAGAGCGCGTGGGAGCGGAGCCTCGCGCCGCTCGGCGGAATCGGTGGGCGAATAGGGGCCGACGGGATCCCGCAAACCCTGCGAACCATCTGGGAACTTGGCTGGTGGGAGCGCAAAAAGCGGCGAATATCCAAAGGCGCCCACGCGGCTATCCCATCCGCGTTCGTCGTGTGCCGAATGTCCGCCGGAACAGGCGCGCCGGTGGCCGACGTACTCGATACCTGTGCAAGCGGCATCACCGACGCCGGCGAGGCCGCCTCCGCCCGTGACATCGCCCTGGCCGGGCCGCAAACCTCCGCATTTATGCTGGCTGCGCTACCCGGCGTGGGAATCGGATTCGGCACGATGTTAGGCGCAAACCCACTCGGATTCTTCTTCTCATCCATCATTGGAGCCGGCGTTCTGATCCTTGGTCTCAGCGCCGAATTCGCCGGAATCTGGTGGGTGTGGAGGCTTGTTGCGAAAGCTCGAAAAGAAAGTGAAGAAATGTGA
- a CDS encoding TadA family conjugal transfer-associated ATPase — MARLGTDQIDVIRRRLASGTTQVQAIKAQPGLLTSNDVALADAQIRHEVIGAGATIGPLLEDPQVTDVIVNGPGAVWIDRGAGMEQIEIASGDEGLYSAAGVRALAVRLAALCGQRLDDSSPIVDGTFSSGVRLHAVIPPLSATGTLISLRTHRARVLPLEELAASGSIHPALVPMLSAMVSRKANVIISGSTGSGKTTLLNAMLSRVPHNERILVIEESAELAPEHPHVVHMQVRRANVQGAGEVTMSDLVRAAMRMRPDRIILGECRGAEVRDVLGALNTGHEGGWATIHANSAHDVPARLVALGALAHMNESTVAAQASSALDAIIHVERHGSWRGIAQIGTLRRHDGELISDVAAHITPTRIISGPALASLCERLDVPCLPS, encoded by the coding sequence ATGGCACGGCTAGGAACTGACCAGATTGATGTTATTCGGCGCCGGCTGGCGTCTGGCACCACCCAAGTTCAAGCGATTAAGGCTCAACCGGGTTTGCTCACGAGTAACGACGTCGCTCTGGCTGACGCTCAGATTCGCCACGAAGTAATCGGTGCTGGCGCCACGATCGGGCCACTACTTGAAGATCCGCAGGTCACCGACGTGATCGTGAACGGCCCTGGCGCTGTGTGGATCGATCGTGGAGCAGGAATGGAACAGATAGAGATCGCATCGGGCGATGAGGGGCTGTACTCGGCGGCGGGTGTGCGGGCGCTCGCGGTTCGGCTAGCTGCACTCTGCGGCCAACGTTTGGACGATTCCAGCCCGATCGTGGATGGAACATTTTCTTCCGGCGTGCGGCTCCACGCTGTTATCCCTCCGCTATCCGCCACGGGAACACTCATCTCGCTGCGTACCCACCGGGCGCGAGTTCTTCCGCTGGAAGAACTCGCCGCTTCCGGCTCTATCCATCCGGCTCTTGTTCCCATGTTGAGCGCTATGGTTAGCCGAAAAGCGAATGTCATCATTTCTGGTTCCACAGGTTCAGGGAAAACCACCCTACTCAATGCCATGCTCAGCCGTGTGCCACATAACGAACGCATTCTCGTTATCGAAGAATCGGCCGAACTCGCCCCCGAACACCCACATGTAGTTCACATGCAAGTCCGGCGCGCCAACGTACAAGGTGCTGGCGAAGTCACCATGAGCGATCTTGTGCGAGCCGCGATGCGTATGCGGCCCGATCGGATCATTCTTGGCGAATGCCGCGGCGCCGAAGTCCGGGATGTATTGGGCGCCCTTAACACCGGCCACGAAGGCGGTTGGGCCACCATCCACGCCAATTCGGCCCACGATGTTCCCGCCCGCCTGGTTGCCCTTGGAGCCCTCGCACACATGAACGAAAGTACTGTTGCCGCCCAAGCATCCAGCGCTTTAGACGCCATCATTCATGTGGAACGCCACGGGAGCTGGCGCGGAATAGCTCAGATTGGTACTTTACGCAGGCACGACGGCGAACTCATCTCAGACGTTGCCGCACACATCACCCCAACTCGAATAATATCTGGGCCTGCCTTGGCTTCCCTCTGCGAGCGATTGGACGTCCCATGCTTGCCGTCATAA
- a CDS encoding P-loop NTPase family protein, whose protein sequence is MRTTTRRATPELELVSVLYRGNDARIEKELRRLSDLVGLDFQAVSRDDRSVDGVLRFHSDGLDPYEVEASFHAMFAPFFAAGVARFHVRDEAADVMALMSAVGVTVRGNIVGVFGAHGGAGATMVAAWLARLVDSGPVALVDLNVCSESWEARFGLSEDATTRADVGSRRGALLPGKLADSLEEWHGVRMLPAGRDGGMGVGDWGQRVVTALAQVHAWTFVDMGVLGANVECQREWATWCDVVVVVTHGSTADLHECRGKLAHLQGICEPIVVANEVGSTLEADHAATVLDWRAVFPVRFLRSSQSDSEHGVMPGDRTRCRTAKDMTRLWHVIRETVE, encoded by the coding sequence ATGAGAACGACGACGCGGCGGGCCACGCCAGAACTAGAACTTGTATCAGTGTTGTATCGGGGAAATGATGCGCGCATCGAAAAAGAATTGCGGCGATTATCTGATCTGGTGGGATTAGATTTTCAGGCTGTGAGCAGGGATGATCGCTCTGTTGATGGGGTGTTACGGTTCCATTCAGATGGGCTTGATCCCTATGAAGTAGAGGCGAGCTTCCATGCGATGTTTGCGCCTTTCTTCGCTGCGGGTGTGGCGCGGTTTCATGTGCGGGATGAAGCGGCGGACGTGATGGCGTTGATGAGCGCCGTGGGTGTGACTGTTCGCGGAAATATTGTGGGCGTGTTCGGGGCACATGGCGGTGCTGGAGCAACCATGGTGGCGGCGTGGCTGGCGCGGCTGGTGGATAGTGGACCGGTGGCTTTGGTGGATTTGAATGTGTGTTCGGAATCGTGGGAAGCGCGGTTCGGGTTGAGTGAAGATGCCACTACGCGGGCAGACGTTGGCAGCAGGCGCGGGGCGTTGTTGCCAGGGAAGCTGGCTGATTCGTTGGAGGAATGGCATGGGGTGCGAATGTTGCCGGCTGGGCGCGATGGCGGAATGGGCGTGGGCGATTGGGGCCAGCGGGTGGTGACTGCCCTAGCTCAGGTTCATGCGTGGACTTTCGTTGATATGGGCGTTTTGGGTGCGAACGTGGAATGCCAGCGGGAGTGGGCTACGTGGTGTGATGTGGTTGTGGTGGTGACTCACGGGAGCACTGCTGATCTGCATGAATGCCGTGGAAAGTTGGCTCATCTGCAAGGGATCTGTGAACCGATCGTGGTGGCTAATGAGGTGGGGTCTACGTTGGAAGCGGATCACGCTGCCACCGTGCTGGATTGGAGAGCGGTGTTTCCGGTGCGATTCTTGCGCAGTTCGCAATCGGATTCTGAACACGGCGTGATGCCAGGGGATCGCACGCGGTGCCGAACGGCGAAAGACATGACTCGGCTTTGGCATGTTATTCGTGAAACGGTGGAGTGA